The region GGCCCCGCGCCGCCGGAGCTCGCCCAGGCCTTCCGGGCCGAGCAGGAGGCGGTGCGGCGGCGCCTGGGGGAGACGCCGCTCTCGGAGCTTTCGAGCCTCGCCGCCTGGCGACGGACCTTCGCGGCCTTCGGGGTCAAGCCCACCCAGTACCGGAGCGCCGCCGAAGCCCTCCTGCGCCGCTTGACCAAGAAGGGGGAGGTCCCCCCGGTGAACCTTCTCACGGACCTGGGCAACCTTGTGAGCATCCGCTACGCCCTCCCGGTGGCGGTGCTCGACGCCCGGGGCGTGGCCGGGGCGGTTACCGTGCGCTTCGCGGCAGGGGGTGAGCCCTTCGTGGAGCTCGACGCCCAGGAGCCGAGCCCCCCGAGCCCGGGGAGGTTGTCTTCGTCGACGACGCCGGGCAGGTGCACGCCCGGCGGTGGTGCTGGCGCCAGAGCGCCCCGAGCGGCGTTCGGGAAGACACACGGGAGGTCCTGGTGACGGTGGAGGGCCAC is a window of Thermodesulfobacteriota bacterium DNA encoding:
- a CDS encoding phenylalanine--tRNA ligase beta subunit-related protein, producing MALRDSPGTVRFRYAPEVLSRFPGLRGGVLLARGVGNGPAPPELAQAFRAEQEAVRRRLGETPLSELSSLAAWRRTFAAFGVKPTQYRSAAEALLRRLTKKGEVPPVNLLTDLGNLVSIRYALPVAVLDARGVAGAVTVRFAAGGEPFVELDAQEPSPPSPGRLSSSTTPGRCTPGGGAGARAPRAAFGKTHGRSW